In Coriobacteriaceae bacterium, a single window of DNA contains:
- a CDS encoding phosphate ABC transporter substrate-binding protein, translating into MRKIASVLSAAVLTLTLCACSSGSSASSITVAGSTTCLPIAEIAAEGFKEEAGTDVLVSGLGSSAGIEAVSNGTADIASSSRGLNADEQDLGLTPIVIAHDGIAVIVNDDNPVDNLSTEQLRDIYAGKITNWKEVGGEDLKIQVINRDEASGTREAFRTIVMDGTPFDRRSAVLSGTGQVRDVVSRSRGAIGYISLGFVESLNAKTSVKAVSVNHVEASEKTVASGGYPISRDLYFFVKGTPPQQAQDYIDYVTSEKMDKQIREAGFIPVTNDGKGSE; encoded by the coding sequence ATGAGAAAGATCGCATCGGTCCTGAGTGCAGCAGTGCTCACGCTCACGCTGTGCGCCTGTTCCTCGGGATCTTCTGCCTCTTCCATTACCGTTGCCGGCTCTACGACGTGCCTTCCCATTGCCGAGATTGCCGCCGAGGGCTTTAAGGAAGAGGCCGGCACCGATGTGCTCGTCTCCGGCCTTGGCTCCTCTGCGGGTATCGAGGCCGTCAGCAACGGCACGGCCGACATCGCCAGCTCGTCTCGTGGCCTCAATGCCGACGAACAAGACCTTGGCCTGACCCCGATCGTAATCGCGCACGACGGCATCGCAGTCATCGTGAACGACGACAACCCGGTCGACAATCTCTCGACCGAGCAGCTCCGCGATATTTACGCCGGCAAGATCACCAACTGGAAGGAAGTCGGCGGAGAGGACCTGAAGATTCAGGTTATCAACCGCGACGAGGCGTCCGGTACGCGCGAGGCCTTCCGCACTATCGTGATGGACGGCACGCCATTCGATCGCCGCTCGGCTGTTCTTTCGGGCACGGGCCAGGTGCGCGATGTCGTGTCTCGCTCGCGCGGTGCCATTGGCTACATCTCGCTGGGTTTTGTCGAGAGCCTCAACGCCAAGACCTCGGTCAAGGCCGTTTCGGTCAACCATGTCGAGGCATCCGAGAAGACGGTCGCAAGTGGCGGCTATCCCATCTCGCGTGACCTTTACTTCTTTGTGAAGGGGACGCCTCCGCAGCAGGCGCAGGACTACATTGACTATGTGACGTCCGAAAAGATGGACAAGCAGATTCGCGAGGCGGGCTTTATTCCCGTCACCAACGACGGAAAGGGGAGTGAGTAG
- a CDS encoding nitroreductase family protein, with translation MSYLDLARARHSCRSFEDRSVEQAVVDVIVEAGRIAPSACNNHPTRVMVLDTPELLEKAAACQPRFARDGSIFGAPLIFLICSVTDDAWVRPYDQMNSSAIDTSIVCDQMMMEAEEQGLGTCWVCHFKPELARERFNLPEGVYPYHMLVCGYPADHIADPEHRDARTIPLSDFLLK, from the coding sequence GTGAGTTATTTGGATTTGGCTCGGGCTCGGCATTCTTGTCGTTCTTTTGAGGATCGTTCTGTTGAGCAGGCTGTGGTGGATGTCATTGTTGAGGCTGGGCGTATTGCTCCTTCTGCTTGTAATAATCATCCAACCCGTGTGATGGTGTTGGATACGCCCGAGCTTTTGGAGAAGGCGGCTGCTTGTCAGCCTCGGTTTGCTCGTGATGGGTCCATCTTTGGCGCTCCGCTCATCTTCCTCATTTGCAGCGTTACCGACGACGCTTGGGTTCGCCCCTATGACCAGATGAACTCCAGCGCTATCGACACCTCGATTGTTTGCGATCAAATGATGATGGAGGCCGAGGAGCAGGGTCTGGGAACGTGTTGGGTATGCCATTTTAAGCCCGAGCTAGCCCGAGAGCGGTTCAACCTGCCCGAGGGCGTCTATCCCTATCACATGCTCGTCTGCGGCTATCCTGCCGACCACATCGCCGATCCCGAGCATCGCGATGCCCGCACCATTCCCCTCTCCGACTTCCTCCTCAAGTAG
- a CDS encoding YggT family protein codes for MFNFYSTLIVVYCFMTWIPMKQGGLLQDIAAVLDSVCGPWLNLFRRFIPPMGGVDFSPVVAIIALQLVQRLILQLLIGILV; via the coding sequence CTGTTCAACTTCTACTCCACACTTATTGTGGTCTATTGCTTTATGACGTGGATTCCCATGAAGCAGGGCGGCCTGCTGCAGGATATCGCCGCGGTGCTCGATAGCGTCTGCGGTCCGTGGCTCAACCTGTTTCGTCGGTTTATTCCGCCGATGGGCGGCGTTGATTTTTCGCCGGTCGTTGCGATTATTGCGTTGCAGTTGGTGCAGAGGCTGATTCTGCAGCTTCTTATAGGTATACTCGTATAG
- a CDS encoding phosphate uptake regulator PhoU yields the protein MRKLFSRQLIEARHEMLSIYEAVDLALHDAVKAYVTDDRKLATKTKKRTLSIDARCANLEAVCYNLIATQSPVASDFRLLQTIIYVDFNLQRMTDKVRQICRATRHMVKADISLPQELVGTVEAEAEAVYQVLGSSLSALVTNDMSIICNLAVEDEPVHAAYEKFFRTFNRMDTGDFMDDDSNYDDLRRAIMVSRYLDRIASISIDAACRLTFLLTGQRMTAGDIARTDEDELESMRVPSGEGVIMRPAVDARFVAKVPANEVSEGLRYLLDHLEDEDDAEDDED from the coding sequence ATGCGCAAACTGTTTTCCCGTCAGCTCATCGAGGCCCGTCACGAGATGTTGAGCATCTACGAGGCCGTTGATCTTGCCCTTCACGACGCCGTGAAGGCCTATGTGACCGACGACCGCAAGCTCGCCACTAAGACCAAGAAGCGCACGCTTTCGATTGATGCTCGCTGCGCCAACTTGGAGGCCGTGTGCTACAACCTGATCGCTACGCAGTCGCCGGTCGCCTCCGACTTCCGTTTGCTGCAGACGATTATCTACGTCGACTTTAACCTGCAGCGCATGACCGATAAGGTTCGCCAGATCTGCCGCGCCACGCGTCACATGGTCAAGGCCGACATCTCGCTGCCTCAGGAGCTCGTCGGCACGGTTGAGGCCGAGGCCGAGGCCGTGTACCAGGTGCTGGGCTCGTCGCTGTCCGCGCTCGTCACCAACGACATGTCCATCATCTGCAACCTGGCCGTCGAGGACGAGCCGGTACATGCGGCGTACGAGAAGTTCTTCCGTACCTTTAACCGCATGGACACCGGCGATTTTATGGACGACGACAGCAACTATGACGACCTGCGCCGTGCCATCATGGTTTCGCGCTACCTCGATCGCATTGCCTCGATTTCCATCGATGCCGCCTGCCGTCTGACCTTCCTTTTGACCGGACAGCGTATGACTGCCGGCGATATCGCCCGTACGGATGAGGACGAGCTCGAGAGCATGCGCGTGCCTTCGGGCGAGGGCGTCATTATGAGGCCCGCCGTGGATGCACGCTTTGTTGCCAAGGTGCCCGCTAACGAGGTGAGCGAGGGTCTTCGCTACCTGTTGGATCATCTTGAGGACGAGGATGATGCCGAGGACGACGAGGACTAG
- a CDS encoding cell division protein SepF, whose protein sequence is MGFLDEIKNKMHLGGQQGYDQGYDQDDDYGYDDGYDDGYQNNGYSGASGEGFYTQDEPSNGLLGQTRRGEAESVAVYTRSGQLVGDDSRHATTYNPPSRSQDSAAGGYRPGAYDTPSSYAESARARAAAPAPASAPSDASAYANNIINATPQLPAYVLRPESYDDVETVVRRVRTKQPVALIFVGVRTEVAKRVLDFSYGFACGLGATVKEVGDRVFMVLPAGCEVKDSDLKKLRADGYLK, encoded by the coding sequence ATGGGCTTCCTTGACGAGATTAAAAATAAGATGCACCTGGGCGGCCAGCAAGGTTACGACCAGGGCTATGACCAGGATGACGACTACGGCTACGATGACGGCTACGATGATGGCTATCAGAACAACGGCTACAGCGGCGCCTCGGGCGAGGGCTTCTATACCCAGGACGAGCCGAGTAACGGCCTGCTGGGCCAGACACGCCGCGGTGAGGCCGAGTCGGTCGCCGTGTATACGCGCTCCGGCCAGCTGGTCGGCGATGACTCGCGTCATGCAACGACATACAATCCGCCGTCGCGTTCTCAGGATAGTGCCGCAGGCGGCTATCGCCCCGGCGCTTACGACACGCCGTCGAGCTATGCCGAGAGCGCCCGTGCTCGTGCCGCGGCACCTGCGCCCGCTTCTGCGCCGAGCGACGCCTCGGCCTATGCAAACAACATCATTAACGCCACGCCGCAGCTGCCTGCCTATGTCCTGCGCCCTGAGAGCTATGACGATGTCGAGACCGTTGTCCGCCGCGTGCGCACCAAGCAGCCCGTTGCGCTGATTTTTGTTGGCGTTCGCACCGAGGTCGCCAAGCGTGTCCTGGACTTTAGCTATGGCTTTGCCTGCGGCCTGGGCGCTACGGTCAAAGAGGTGGGCGATCGCGTGTTTATGGTGCTGCCCGCCGGCTGCGAGGTCAAGGATTCGGACCTCAAGAAGCTGCGCGCCGACGGCTACCTTAAGTAA
- a CDS encoding polyphenol oxidase family protein, translating into MAARADSVSRVDHDGVTLVEGATHDVRFAFTERAGGVSEDAYSSLNLGSHVGDDPFAVQENRRRALEALGAAECEHNLLVPNQVHGDHVVTVTSNGADDLENIREQIAEGCDAIVCMAREVPVMLCFADCVPVVLVAPGGFAVVHSGWKGTIARISAKACQALCEAAGCKPDDISAYIGPHILGDEYEVSQELMDRFAAEFACIDASASRMLDLSAAIREALMDAGVEASSIVDTKLSTVRQNDRFYSYRNEDGTCGRHAAIGVML; encoded by the coding sequence ATGGCAGCACGTGCGGACAGCGTTTCGCGTGTCGACCATGATGGAGTTACGTTGGTAGAGGGCGCGACGCACGATGTTCGCTTTGCTTTTACCGAACGCGCCGGCGGTGTTTCCGAAGATGCGTACTCCTCACTCAATCTGGGCTCGCATGTTGGCGATGACCCCTTTGCCGTTCAAGAAAATCGTCGCCGCGCACTCGAGGCCTTGGGTGCCGCCGAGTGCGAGCACAACCTGCTTGTTCCCAATCAAGTACACGGTGACCATGTCGTGACGGTGACCTCGAACGGTGCTGATGATCTCGAGAACATTCGCGAGCAGATTGCCGAGGGCTGCGATGCCATCGTCTGCATGGCCCGTGAGGTACCCGTGATGCTCTGCTTTGCCGATTGCGTTCCCGTGGTGCTGGTGGCTCCCGGCGGCTTTGCCGTGGTGCACTCTGGCTGGAAGGGCACGATTGCGCGCATTTCCGCCAAGGCGTGCCAAGCGCTCTGCGAGGCGGCTGGCTGCAAGCCGGACGACATCTCTGCCTACATTGGGCCCCATATCCTGGGCGACGAGTACGAGGTGTCCCAAGAACTTATGGATCGCTTTGCCGCCGAGTTCGCGTGCATCGATGCCTCTGCTTCTCGTATGCTCGATCTTTCCGCCGCCATTCGCGAGGCGCTGATGGACGCCGGCGTCGAGGCGAGCAGCATTGTGGACACCAAGCTTTCCACCGTTCGTCAGAACGACCGCTTTTATTCCTACCGCAACGAGGACGGCACCTGTGGGCGCCATGCTGCGATCGGCGTGATGCTATGA
- the pstC gene encoding phosphate ABC transporter permease subunit PstC → MEAQETPQIEQETRVPKKRELALVSRSTYLKEKALQWIFFACAFLAVVTVILIFVFTTYSALPVFTDIGLADFFSFTWAPSEGHYGIMSLLAGSGLVTVGALAMGVPLGVGTAVYLVEIASKRVRRLISPAVDLLAGIPSIIYGFFGMVIIRPFIAQLTGGLGFGALTAWFVLAIMIVPTITTLTIDALNSIPMGIREASYAMGATKWQTIYKVVLPAAKLGIVDAIVLGMGRAIGETMAVLMVVGNAPVIPDSISSPISTLTSQIALDMSYSSGLHRSALFGMGVVLFIISAALVGIVRLISKKRG, encoded by the coding sequence GTGGAAGCACAGGAAACCCCCCAGATTGAGCAGGAGACCCGGGTGCCCAAAAAGCGTGAGTTGGCGTTGGTGTCGCGCAGCACCTATCTTAAGGAGAAGGCGCTGCAGTGGATCTTCTTTGCCTGCGCGTTCTTGGCGGTCGTCACCGTCATCCTGATTTTTGTCTTTACCACGTACTCGGCGCTGCCGGTCTTTACCGACATCGGCCTGGCGGACTTCTTTAGCTTTACATGGGCACCCTCTGAGGGCCACTACGGCATTATGTCGCTGCTGGCGGGTTCTGGTCTGGTGACTGTCGGTGCGCTCGCCATGGGTGTGCCCCTGGGTGTGGGCACGGCTGTGTATCTGGTCGAGATCGCCAGCAAGCGCGTGCGCAGGCTCATCAGCCCCGCCGTCGACCTGCTGGCGGGCATCCCCTCCATCATCTACGGCTTCTTTGGCATGGTCATCATCCGTCCGTTTATCGCGCAGCTGACCGGCGGTCTTGGCTTTGGCGCGCTGACGGCGTGGTTTGTGCTTGCCATCATGATCGTTCCCACCATTACCACGCTCACGATCGATGCCCTCAATTCCATCCCCATGGGCATTCGCGAGGCGTCCTATGCCATGGGTGCCACCAAGTGGCAGACCATCTACAAGGTCGTGCTGCCTGCAGCCAAGCTGGGCATTGTCGATGCAATTGTCTTGGGTATGGGGCGTGCCATCGGTGAGACCATGGCCGTGCTGATGGTCGTGGGCAACGCCCCGGTCATTCCAGATAGCATCTCGAGCCCCATCTCGACGCTCACGAGCCAGATCGCACTCGACATGAGCTATTCCTCGGGCCTGCATCGCTCGGCTCTGTTTGGCATGGGCGTGGTCCTGTTTATCATCTCAGCTGCACTGGTGGGTATCGTTCGCCTGATTTCAAAGAAGAGGGGGTAG
- a CDS encoding Bax inhibitor-1 family protein, with protein MNDIQGYQNGPIETGASRAKEMSPRAYNLVMSALIFLGFCAMGAGAYFTSTMSFARMMMSGAALPLVFGSFILTIVGMVMMSAAASKQSVGLSLVGYVVFASTFGLTASFGLANYDLPTINTAFIATAAITFVFGALGVTFPKFFQRVYGIGFGILLATILVEIVLMFMGVSQSITDLIVIVVFAGFIGYDTYVATTVPPTLPNAVLMASNLFVDIINVFLRILNILGRRD; from the coding sequence ATGAACGATATCCAGGGCTATCAGAACGGCCCCATCGAAACCGGCGCAAGCCGTGCCAAGGAGATGTCGCCGCGCGCGTACAACCTTGTCATGTCTGCCCTGATCTTTTTGGGCTTTTGCGCCATGGGCGCCGGTGCCTACTTTACGAGCACCATGTCGTTTGCGCGCATGATGATGAGCGGCGCCGCTTTGCCGCTGGTCTTTGGCTCATTTATTTTGACCATCGTCGGCATGGTCATGATGTCGGCTGCTGCCAGCAAACAGTCCGTGGGCCTGTCGCTCGTGGGCTACGTGGTCTTTGCGAGCACCTTTGGCCTGACGGCGTCGTTTGGCCTTGCCAACTACGACCTGCCTACCATTAACACCGCCTTTATCGCCACGGCCGCCATCACCTTTGTCTTTGGTGCGCTGGGCGTAACCTTTCCCAAGTTCTTCCAGCGTGTGTACGGCATTGGTTTTGGCATCCTACTTGCCACGATTCTGGTCGAGATCGTGCTGATGTTCATGGGCGTCTCGCAGTCCATCACCGACCTGATCGTGATCGTGGTGTTCGCCGGCTTTATTGGCTATGACACCTATGTGGCCACGACGGTGCCGCCCACGCTGCCCAACGCCGTGCTCATGGCATCCAACCTGTTCGTGGACATCATCAACGTGTTCCTGCGCATCCTGAATATCCTTGGTCGTCGCGATTAA
- a CDS encoding inorganic phosphate transporter, producing the protein MDVTFSAFLGQIVSNPVLAVTVILALGAIFVNGWTDAPNAIATCVTTRCMPARAAILMSAAFNFLGVLIMTHFNASVANTISHIVDFGGNSTMALACLCAALFSIVVYGATASRFGIPTSQSHSLIAGLTGAAIALGGASSVNVHEWMKVIYGLALSIGLGFVMGWVLCKLVSILFAAANRRRANVFFKYAQIASAAAMSFMHGAQDGQKFIGVLFLGVAFASGQTSVGDAGIPIWIMLLCSATMGIGTSVGGERIIKSVGQSMVKLEKYQGFSADLAGAANLLLATLTGIPVSSTHIKTCAIMGVGAVKRLSAINFGVVKDMMFTWFFTFPACGLISFVMAKLFMMFI; encoded by the coding sequence ATGGACGTAACGTTCTCAGCCTTCCTCGGCCAAATTGTGTCGAACCCAGTCCTTGCCGTCACCGTGATCCTCGCACTCGGCGCTATCTTCGTCAACGGATGGACCGACGCGCCCAACGCCATCGCGACCTGTGTCACCACGCGCTGCATGCCCGCCCGCGCCGCCATTCTCATGAGCGCCGCATTCAACTTCCTCGGCGTGCTCATCATGACGCACTTTAACGCGAGCGTCGCCAACACCATCTCACATATCGTCGACTTTGGCGGAAACAGCACCATGGCGCTCGCATGCCTCTGCGCGGCGCTGTTCTCCATCGTCGTCTACGGCGCCACGGCATCGCGTTTTGGCATCCCTACCTCGCAAAGCCACAGCCTTATCGCCGGCCTGACCGGTGCCGCAATCGCCCTCGGCGGCGCGAGCAGCGTCAACGTCCACGAGTGGATGAAGGTCATCTACGGCTTGGCGCTCTCCATCGGCCTGGGCTTTGTCATGGGCTGGGTCCTGTGCAAGCTCGTCTCGATTCTTTTCGCCGCCGCCAACAGGCGACGTGCCAACGTCTTCTTTAAATACGCTCAGATCGCGAGCGCTGCGGCCATGAGCTTCATGCACGGCGCGCAGGATGGACAGAAGTTCATCGGCGTGCTCTTTTTAGGAGTGGCCTTCGCCAGCGGCCAGACGAGCGTCGGCGATGCCGGCATCCCCATCTGGATTATGCTGCTGTGCTCGGCCACTATGGGTATCGGCACCAGCGTGGGCGGTGAGCGCATCATCAAGTCTGTCGGTCAGAGCATGGTCAAGCTCGAAAAGTACCAGGGCTTCTCCGCCGACCTGGCGGGCGCCGCGAACCTGCTACTTGCCACCCTTACCGGCATCCCCGTATCCTCCACCCACATCAAAACCTGCGCCATTATGGGTGTCGGCGCCGTCAAGCGCCTCTCGGCCATCAACTTCGGCGTGGTCAAGGACATGATGTTCACGTGGTTCTTCACCTTCCCCGCTTGTGGACTCATCAGCTTTGTCATGGCCAAGCTGTTCATGATGTTCATCTAG
- a CDS encoding DUF47 family protein, with product MAKKPDSFYFDNYVACADLAVQAAELLIRIFENFDPAQIHGMLEEMHAIEHAADKKHHELEDALLTAFITPLEREDLDLMSCSLDTVLDRIEGVVQRVYFTNIQSIHPDAIVIAHKVTDACRAMKDLMVELPNYRKSKTLRELVIQINTIESEADELYINAMRNLHVNGKDPLEVIAWRDVYAFLEYCADCCENVADVVDSIVMKNS from the coding sequence ATGGCAAAGAAACCCGATTCGTTCTACTTTGACAACTACGTCGCCTGCGCCGACCTTGCTGTCCAGGCCGCAGAGTTGCTCATCAGGATTTTTGAGAACTTTGATCCCGCGCAGATCCACGGCATGCTCGAAGAGATGCATGCGATTGAGCATGCGGCCGACAAGAAGCACCATGAGCTCGAGGATGCCCTGCTCACTGCCTTTATCACCCCGCTTGAGCGCGAGGATCTGGACCTGATGAGCTGCTCGCTCGACACCGTGCTTGACCGTATCGAGGGCGTCGTGCAGCGCGTCTACTTCACCAACATCCAGAGCATCCACCCCGATGCCATTGTCATCGCCCACAAGGTGACCGACGCCTGCCGCGCCATGAAGGACCTTATGGTCGAGCTGCCTAATTACCGCAAGTCCAAGACCCTGCGCGAGCTGGTCATCCAGATCAACACCATTGAGTCCGAGGCCGATGAGCTCTACATCAACGCTATGCGCAACCTGCACGTCAATGGCAAGGACCCGCTCGAGGTCATCGCCTGGCGTGACGTCTACGCTTTCCTGGAGTACTGCGCCGACTGCTGCGAGAATGTGGCTGATGTCGTGGATTCGATTGTCATGAAGAACAGTTAA
- a CDS encoding YggS family pyridoxal phosphate-dependent enzyme: MDNYLNVMRARREQILERFYAALDRAGRSRDAARLIAVSKTVGVDETITAIQVGYRHFAENRPQELVRKLAGLAEHPELPEVRFDMIGNLQTNKINAVLGSAELIHSVGSLHLAQAISSRAVRKIEAGELSAPQQVLIEVNVSGEESKGGFSPDEIRGVAGELAELEGICVQGLMTMAPRGNKDVARRTFAGLRELRDELEAAHPDLRLPELSCGMSEDFEPALEEGSTLVRLGRVVFSPEFAVK, encoded by the coding sequence ATGGATAACTATTTGAATGTAATGCGCGCTCGCCGCGAGCAGATACTCGAGCGTTTCTATGCCGCGCTCGATCGCGCCGGGAGGTCCCGCGATGCCGCGCGTCTGATTGCCGTGTCCAAGACCGTCGGCGTCGATGAGACCATCACGGCCATCCAGGTGGGGTATCGCCATTTTGCCGAGAACCGCCCTCAAGAGCTCGTCCGCAAACTCGCAGGTTTGGCGGAGCATCCGGAGCTGCCCGAGGTACGCTTTGATATGATCGGCAACCTTCAGACCAACAAGATTAACGCGGTGTTGGGTTCGGCCGAGCTGATTCATTCGGTTGGTTCGCTTCATTTGGCGCAGGCGATCTCGAGCCGTGCCGTTCGCAAGATCGAAGCGGGCGAGCTTTCTGCTCCCCAACAGGTGCTGATCGAGGTCAACGTGAGCGGCGAGGAGTCCAAGGGCGGCTTTTCGCCCGATGAGATTCGTGGAGTTGCCGGCGAGCTTGCGGAACTTGAGGGAATTTGTGTGCAGGGCCTTATGACCATGGCCCCTCGCGGGAACAAGGATGTGGCACGTCGCACCTTTGCCGGGCTGCGAGAGCTGAGGGATGAGCTGGAGGCGGCGCATCCCGATCTGAGGCTGCCCGAGCTTTCTTGCGGCATGAGCGAGGACTTTGAGCCCGCCCTTGAGGAGGGCTCTACGCTCGTTCGCCTGGGCAGGGTAGTATTTAGCCCGGAGTTTGCAGTAAAATAG
- the pstB gene encoding phosphate ABC transporter ATP-binding protein PstB, with protein sequence MSVYQSAPTPEQAAITAKDFNFWYGDFHALTGLDLNIAKNAITSFIGPSGCGKSTFLRCINRMNDLIEGTRVEGTMTLDGNDIYAEGVDPVDLRRRVGMIFQQPNPFPKSIYENVAFGPRLQGVTSKSDLDDIVEESLKRANLWKEVSNQLNKDGLALSGGQQQRLCIARVLAVQPDVLLMDEPCSAIDPTSVSKVEDLMAELAPEMTIIIVTHSMQQAARISDYTAFFLQEVAGEPATLIEYGQTDAIFTSPVDSRTEDYITGRFG encoded by the coding sequence ATGTCCGTCTATCAGTCCGCTCCCACGCCGGAGCAAGCGGCCATCACGGCCAAGGATTTCAACTTTTGGTACGGTGACTTTCATGCGCTGACGGGGCTCGACCTCAACATCGCCAAAAACGCCATCACCTCGTTTATCGGTCCTTCGGGCTGTGGTAAATCGACGTTTTTGCGCTGCATCAACCGTATGAACGACCTTATCGAGGGTACTCGCGTCGAGGGCACCATGACACTCGACGGCAACGATATCTATGCCGAGGGCGTCGACCCGGTCGACCTTCGTCGCCGCGTGGGCATGATTTTTCAGCAGCCCAACCCGTTTCCCAAATCCATCTACGAGAATGTCGCTTTTGGCCCTCGTCTGCAGGGCGTGACTAGCAAAAGCGACCTCGACGACATCGTGGAAGAATCGCTCAAGCGCGCCAACCTCTGGAAAGAGGTATCCAATCAGCTCAACAAGGATGGTTTGGCGCTCTCGGGCGGTCAACAGCAGCGTCTGTGCATCGCGCGTGTGCTTGCGGTGCAGCCCGATGTCCTTCTGATGGACGAGCCCTGCTCCGCCATCGACCCCACGTCCGTATCTAAGGTCGAGGATCTGATGGCCGAGCTGGCGCCCGAGATGACGATCATCATCGTCACGCATTCTATGCAGCAGGCCGCTCGCATTAGCGACTACACCGCATTTTTCTTGCAGGAAGTTGCCGGTGAGCCCGCCACGCTCATCGAGTATGGTCAAACCGACGCGATCTTCACCAGCCCGGTGGATTCGCGGACGGAAGACTATATCACCGGCCGCTTTGGCTGA
- the pstA gene encoding phosphate ABC transporter permease PstA, translated as MSDSVDTTVDATSSRELIKRALSHGKKGRINKDLSNKIMLGVFRAAAYITTLVLLAIIAYVVINGLPHISLDFIFGWPQGVNAEGGIWPTIVSTIYVTALAMLICTPVAVLAAVYLAEYAKQGKIVDIIRYAADALASVPSIVMGLFGYALFVEAMGLGLSMVSAALALALLMLPIVMRTTEEAIRAVPRYIRWGAYGLGATKWQVVSKIVLPSAFGRIATGIVLAIGRAIGETAVVLYTMGQAINLPISPFDSGRPMTVHLYLLANDGINMNAAYGTALLLMAIILAFNLFARYLSRKRR; from the coding sequence ATGTCCGATTCCGTTGACACGACGGTCGATGCGACCTCGTCGCGCGAGCTCATCAAGCGTGCCCTTTCCCATGGCAAGAAGGGCCGCATCAACAAGGACCTGTCCAACAAGATTATGCTCGGCGTGTTTCGCGCCGCGGCCTATATCACCACCCTGGTGTTGCTCGCCATCATCGCCTACGTGGTCATTAACGGTCTTCCGCATATCTCGCTCGACTTTATCTTCGGCTGGCCGCAGGGCGTAAACGCCGAGGGCGGCATTTGGCCCACGATCGTCTCGACTATCTACGTGACGGCACTCGCCATGCTCATCTGCACGCCGGTTGCCGTCTTGGCTGCGGTCTATCTGGCTGAATACGCCAAGCAGGGCAAGATTGTCGACATCATCCGCTATGCTGCCGATGCTCTGGCCTCGGTGCCTTCCATCGTTATGGGCCTCTTTGGTTACGCCTTGTTTGTTGAGGCCATGGGCCTGGGTCTTTCGATGGTTTCGGCCGCCCTGGCGCTGGCGCTTCTGATGCTGCCCATCGTCATGCGCACCACCGAGGAGGCAATCCGCGCCGTTCCGCGCTATATCCGTTGGGGCGCATATGGCCTGGGCGCCACCAAGTGGCAGGTCGTCTCCAAGATCGTGCTTCCTTCGGCCTTTGGCCGCATTGCCACCGGCATCGTCCTTGCCATCGGCCGCGCCATCGGCGAGACCGCGGTGGTGCTCTACACCATGGGTCAGGCCATCAACCTGCCCATATCGCCGTTCGATTCCGGTCGCCCCATGACCGTTCACCTCTATTTGCTTGCCAACGACGGCATCAACATGAACGCAGCCTACGGCACCGCGCTTTTGCTGATGGCGATTATTCTGGCCTTCAACCTGTTTGCGCGTTATCTGTCGCGCAAGCGCCGCTAG
- a CDS encoding DivIVA domain-containing protein codes for MAITPADIQAQTFSEAKRGYDPAEVDVFLETLSSEVDAMLAKIVDLKGRLTATEQQLADTQAQLAQAQDAAAQAVPAAPVAAPAPDFSAQERQISAALIAAQQTAEGIVNDANENAERIRNEADAKAREVIRQALTEKQAELEEIDRLKASREEFKAEYLKLIQHFMDDAQNSFPSDLMASTPVGSAASPAVTVPAAEPLPVADPVVPVADPFAPIDNFAADDLD; via the coding sequence ATGGCTATTACCCCTGCTGACATCCAGGCTCAGACTTTCTCTGAGGCCAAGCGCGGCTATGATCCCGCCGAGGTCGACGTCTTTTTGGAGACGCTGTCCTCCGAGGTTGACGCTATGCTTGCCAAGATTGTCGATCTTAAGGGTCGTCTGACTGCCACCGAGCAGCAGCTTGCCGACACGCAGGCCCAGCTTGCCCAGGCTCAGGACGCTGCCGCTCAGGCCGTTCCCGCCGCTCCTGTGGCCGCTCCCGCACCCGACTTCTCCGCTCAGGAGCGCCAGATCTCCGCTGCGCTGATTGCTGCCCAGCAGACCGCCGAGGGCATCGTCAACGATGCCAACGAGAACGCTGAGCGCATCCGCAACGAAGCCGACGCCAAGGCCCGCGAGGTCATCCGTCAGGCCCTGACCGAGAAGCAGGCCGAGCTCGAGGAGATCGACCGTCTGAAGGCTTCCCGTGAGGAGTTCAAAGCCGAGTACCTCAAGCTCATCCAGCACTTCATGGACGATGCGCAGAATTCCTTCCCGTCCGACCTTATGGCCTCCACGCCGGTCGGTTCTGCGGCTTCTCCTGCAGTGACCGTTCCCGCCGCCGAGCCGCTGCCTGTCGCTGATCCGGTTGTCCCCGTGGCTGACCCCTTCGCCCCGATCGACAACTTTGCCGCCGACGACCTGGACTAG